Proteins encoded together in one Diabrotica undecimpunctata isolate CICGRU chromosome 3, icDiaUnde3, whole genome shotgun sequence window:
- the LOC140436123 gene encoding uncharacterized protein: protein MAFYLRFIHNLKPGNDKFHGPLSSEELSNALNILSKIIQAEHFSSEINLLSKSCKIRKGSIKFLSPFLDDNGILRVGGRLKHSPWSFEKRHPILLPKDSHFTKLLFIHEHRRLLHSGPNHLLLSIRDKFWPISGRNIARKTVHNCITCFKAKPSFQTPTMGDLPKERVTQTFPFHSTGVDYAGPFLLKDRKGRGCKTFKAWVCLFICLTNKAIHLEIATSLTSEAFIACLKRFIARRGRSLQLFSDNGTNFIGAKSELDEISSFLTNNKIELASFCANDKIVWKFIPANSPHFGGIWEAGIKSMKVHLRRTMKNNLLIFEEFQTLLVQVESVLNSRPLSPLSSNPNDFNPITPAHFLIGRPFTSLPEPDLTDISTQTGCLDINIFK, encoded by the coding sequence ATGGCATTTTACTTACGTTTCATTCATAACCTTAAACCAGGTAACGATAAGTTCCATGGGCCATTGAGCAGTGAAGAACTTTCAAATGCATTAAACATTCTTTCAAAGATAATTCAAGCTGAGCATTTCAGCTCAGAAATAAACTTGTTGAGTAAATCCTGCAAAATAAGAAAAGGTTCTATTAAGTTTCTTTCACCATTTTTGGATGACAATGGTATCTTGCGAGTTGGAGGTAGACTCAAACATTCCCCATGGTCATTTGAAAAACGCCATCCTATTCTACTTCCCAAGGATTCTCATTTCACTAAATTACTTTTTATACATGAACATAGGAGGCTTCTTCATTCAGGTCCCAACCATCTACTTTTATCTATCAGGGATAAGTTTTGGCCAATTTCAGGCCGCAATATTGCTCGAAAAACAGTACATAATTGCATAACATGTTTCAAGGCAAAACCTTCTTTTCAAACCCCTACAATGGGTGATCTGCCCAAGGAACGGGTTACTCAAACGTTTCCTTTTCATTCAACCGGTGTAGACTATGCTGGGCCCTTTTTACTAAAGGATAGGAAGGGTCGCGGGTGCAAAACGTTTAAGGCTTGGGTTTGCCTCTTTATATGTCTTACAAACAAGGCTATACATCTTGAAATAGCTACAAGTCTTACCTCCGAAGCATTCATTGCCTGCCTCAAACGCTTTATAGCTAGAAGAGGGCGgtctttacaattattttcagatAATGGCACTAATTTTATAGGAGCCAAGAGTGAGTTAGATGAAATTtcaagttttttaactaataacAAAATTGAACTAGCCTCATTTTGTGCAAATGATAAAATAGTTTGGAAATTTATTCCAGCAAATTCTCCACATTTCGGGGGAATTTGGGAGGCAGGAATAAAGTCAATGAAGGTTCATTTACGACGAACAATGAAAAACAACTTACTCATTTTCGAAGAATTTCAAACACTTTTAGTTCAAGTAGAGTCAGTATTAAATTCCCGACCACTCTCACCTCTTAGTTCCAATCCTAATGATTTTAATCCTATCACACCAGCTCATTTTCTTATCGGGAGACCATTCACATCATTACCAGAGCCCGATCTTACGGACATATCTACACAAACAGGTTGTCTCGATATCAACATCTTCAAATGA
- the LOC140436124 gene encoding uncharacterized protein, giving the protein MESAQDLKRLRVKRGGLKARLTNFQTYVNKCMSQIDSFDDRDLKNRIVHIESLLAEYSVMKVEIECLVEEENLQNEYKTRETFENDFYSILAKAQALIKENSTDNASSIENSNNNKFDFSEVKLPAINLPTFSGESGDWLQFRDSFDSLINNNSSISNVQRFHYLKRSLQGEAFEIIANMQVTHDNFPIAWDLLCDQYTDKRALLHVHTKALFDIHPIKRESSKGLSHLVDHVKMHLRSLRSLGQPTESWDTLIIYLVYTKLDPITIREWESKDSMNDSPNLEVFLSFLKQKSKMLKKMEDKHTEANSTQNIKAQPSKSPTVSKVVDTKGNRHDCRALLDPGSQSNFISSNLCHKLGLPRKPTNITISGAFKVESTIQSICEIQIFSKNTPFTAPLVCLVAPEICDVVPEAPIDPMSLSIPLCHKLADPDFHIPKQIDLLIGADLFWETLCIGQIRLKPSGPVLHKTKFGWIVSGPLTKPLLSDKSSSSLRHSQNLSIQTQLSRFWEIEECAELIQSPEEKSCEHMFTSTHYRDNEGRFVVSIPLKEPVSRLGDSKSIALQRFYSLERKLQRNVQFRDLYISFMREYQDLGHMSQVETSNHTTQFFLPHHGVLKEDSLTTKLRVVFDGSCSSSSGWSLNDIQMVGPTIQNDLFHILLRFRQHTYVVSADICKMYRQVSIHPPQRNLQQILWREKPSDPLLEFQLNTVTYGTSSASYLAIRSIFQLALENMSASPASSKVIQNDFYVDDLLTGSDSLIELSNICKEVSSILRQGCFELRKWISNEPQALMHIADSNVQLNTLNLGSKENAKTLGIFWSSSSDVLTYNSEVLVDSSYKTVTKRLILSSVSQFFDPLGLLSPCVIIAKILLQKLWMERLSWDESVPAYIHTIWVNLRDELNNINNFTIPRHVRCINPVLTELHTFCDASEKAYGACAYIRTIDLQGNIHVHLLCAKSKVSPIKALTIPRLELCGALIAAKLSHHIQRALTVSFSSIFHWTDSTIVLGWIN; this is encoded by the exons atggaatCAGCACAAGATTTAAAAAGACTTCGTGTTAAGCGAGGTGGTTTGAAAGCTCGTTTAACAAATTTTCAGACATATGTAAATAAATGCATGTCTCAAATTGATTCATTTGACGATAGGGACTTAAAAAACAGAATTGTACATATTGAAAGTCTACTAGCTGAATATTCAGTTATGAAGGTAGAGATTGAATGCTTGGTAGAGGAAGAGAACTTGCAAAACGAATATAAAACACGCGAAACCTTTGAAAATGATTTTTATTCGATACTTGCGAAAGCGCAAGCCCTGATTAAGGAAAATAGCACAGATAATGCAAGTTCCATTGAGaattcaaataataataaattcgaTTTTTCAGAAGTAAAGTTGCCAGCCATCAATTTGCCAACATTTTCAGGCGAATCAGGTGATTGGCTACAATTTAGAGATTCATTTGACAGTTTGATAAATAACAATAGTTCAATTAGTAATGTACAGCGGTTTCATTATTTAAAGAGATCTTTACAGGGCGAAGCATTCGAAATTATTGCAAACATGCAGGTCACACATGATAATTTTCCAATAGCTTGGGATTTATTGTGTGACCAATATACAGATAAAAGGGCATTGTTACATGTACATACCAAGGCCTTATTCGACATTCATCCAATAAAAAGGGAATCTTCAAAAGGTTTAAGCCACTTGGTAGATCACGTAAAAATGCACTTAAGATCTTTAAGATCATTAGGACAGCCTACAGAGTCATGGGATACTCTAATTATATATTTAGTGTATACCAAGCTCGATCCAATTACAATTAGAGAATGGGAATCTAAAGATTCAATGAACGATTCACCCAATTTAgaagtttttctttcatttttaaagCAAAAGTCAAAGATGCTCAAAAAAATGGAGGACAAACATACAGAGGCGAATTCAACCCAAAACATAAAGGCACAGCCATCCAAATCACCAACAGTATCTA AGGTTGTTGATACAAAGGGAAATCGTCATGACTGCAGAGCACTTTTAGATCCAGGGAGCCAGTCGAACTTTATTAGTTCAAATTTATGTCATAAACTTGGATTACCGAGAAAGCCTACAAATATTACAATTTCAGGGGCATTTAAGGTGGAATCTACAATTCAATCCATTTGTGAAATCCAGATTTTCTCTAAAAACACTCCATTTACAGCTCCTCTAGTCTGTTTAGTAGCTCCAGAAATATGCGATGTCGTACCTGAAGCTCCTATTGACCCGATGTCTCTTTCGATACCTTTATGTCATAAATTAGCAGATCCTGATTTTCATATTCCCAAACAAATTGATCTTCTCATAGGTGCTGATTTGTTTTGGGAAACATTATGCATAGGACAAATTCGTCTTAAACCTTCAGGTCCAGTTCTTCATAAAACTAAGTTCGGTTGGATAGTGAGTGGGCCACTTACAAAACCTCTTCTTTCAGACAAATCAAGCTCTTCTCTAAGGCATTCCCAAAACTTAAGCATACAAACTCAGCTTTCTCGCTTTTGGGAAATAGAGGAGTGTGCTGAGTTAATTCAGTCTCCAGAAGAAAAATCTTGTGAGCATATGTTTACTTCAACTCATTACAGAGACAATGAAGGTCGTTTCGTGGTCTCAATACCTTTGAAGGAACCTGTTTCTAGACTAGGTGACTCAAAATCTATTGCTCTTCAACGGTTTTATAGTCTAGAACGTAAACTTCAGCGGAATGTACAATTTCGAGATCTATACATTTCATTTATGCGAGAGTATCAAGACTTAGGACACATGTCCCAGGTAGAAACGTCGAATCACACAACACAGTTCTTCTTGCCACATCATGGAGTACTAAAGGAAGATTCACTTACAACCAAACTGCGAGTTGTGTTCGATGGTTCTTGTTCCTCATCTTCAGGCTGGTCATTAAACGACATTCAAATGGTAGGACCAACCATTCAAAATGATCTCTTTCACATTTTACTTCGCTTCAGGCAACATACATATGTCGTTTCAGCTGATATATGTAAAATGTATCGGCAAGTTTCAATTCATCCTCCACAAAGAAATCTTCAGCAGATCTTGTGGAGAGAAAAGCCTTCAGATCCTCTTttggaatttcaattaaataccGTTACATATGGCACCTCTTCTGCGTCATATCTAGCCATAAGATCTATTTTTCAGCTTGCTTTAGAAAATATGAGTGCATCTCCAGCTTCTTCCAAGGTCATCCAAAACGACTTCTACGTAGACGATCTACTTACAGGCTCTGATTCATTAATAGAGCTGTCCAATATTTGCAAGGAAGTATCTTCAATCCTCAGACAAGGTTGTTTCGAACTGCGGAAGTGGATCTCTAACGAACCTCAAGCTCTTATGCATATTGCGGATTCCAATGTGCAACTTAACACATTGAACTTAGGTTCCAAGGAAAATGCGAAAACTTTAGGCATATTTTGGTCATCTTCGTCTGATGTCCTAACTTACAATTCAGAGGTTTTAGTGGACAGCTCCTATAAAACTGTTACAAAACGTCTAATTCTATCCAGTGTCTCTCAATTTTTTGATCCATTGGGCTTACTAAGTCCTTGCGTTATCATAGCAAAAATTCTTCTTCAGAAACTCTGGATGGAACGTTTATCTTGGGATGAGTCTGTCCCAGCATACATTCATACAATATGGGTAAATCTACGCGATGagcttaataatattaataatttcacaatTCCTAGACATGTAAGATGCATCAACCCTGTACTTACTGAACTCCACACCTTTTGTGATGCAAGTGAGAAGGCCTATGGCGCCTGTGCATACATTCGAACAATTGACCTTCAAGGCAACATTCATGTTCATCTGCTTTGTGCCAAATCTAAGGTGAGTCCAATCAAGGCTCTTACAATTCCTCGATTGGAGTTATGCGGTGCTCTTATAGCCGCCAAATTGTCTCATCATATTCAAAGGGCTCTCACAGTATCGTTTAGCAGCATATTTCATTGGACAGATTCCACAATAGTCTTGGGTTGGATAAACTAG